The DNA sequence GCGCACGTCGCAGGCGCGGCAGACGTGGACCGTCACCTTGCCGCCTGCCGCGCTCGCCTTCGAGTGGAACGCCGCTAGCTCCGCCGCCCGCTTCACGACTGGCCTCGGCACGTCCCCCTTGTCCGGGTTGCGGACGATGACGTGGCTGCCAGGCGTCCCGGCGACGTGGAGCCACAGGTCCTGCGGGTCGGCCACCTTGAACGTCAGCCGGTCGTTGTCGCGCGCGCTGCGGCCGACGAGGATGGCGTAGCCTTCGGCCTCGAAGGTCTCGTAGTCAGCGGCGGGCGGTCGCGGGGAGCGAGGCATCGGTGCGGGCTACCAGTCGAAGGTGCGCCCGAGGAACTCGTAGAGGCGCTGGTTGTGGGGCGCGTAGAACGCCCGCAGTTCGTCTTCGAGCGGGAGCGCCGCTTTCTTTTTGTAGGTCCCCACCCACTTCGGCTCGACGTCCGTGAGCGGCGCGCGCTCCAGGCCGAGGAAGTCCGTTACCGCGTCGACCGTCGCCTGGGTGTCGGCGAACAGGGCCTCGCTCGGCATCACCAGAAGCTGGTCGCGGCCGAACAGCTCGGCGTAGACCTCAAGCTGGTCGACGTAGATCCCGCGCTCGACGTAGGAATAGACCTGGTGGAACTCGCTCCGGTAATGCTCGTCGGCGAGCATCTTGACGGTCTCGCCCGGCAGGCGCTCGCGTTCGCGCTCGACGGCCTCCTCGAAGCTGAGCGACTCCTTGTTTCGGCGCACGCCCATCTGGTAGTGCGAGTAGGCCCGCTTGACAGGGTCTCGGAGGAACGCGATCAGCTTGGCCTCCGGCAGCGCCTCGCGGATGCGGCGCGGTGCGTGCGGGTGGAAGAGGTAGTACGGGCTCGCCTCGCCGACCAGAACCGGCTTTCCAAGCTCCCGCTCGCGCCGCCGCACCCGGGACCGGAGCGGGAAGTGCGCCTTGTACCACAGCAGCCCCTCCTCGAAGTGGTTGTCGAAGTAGTGCACCTCCTTGACCGACGACGCGATCACCTGCGGGTGCTGGCTGAGGTAGTAGTGCAGCGACGAGGTCCCCGCCTTCTGCGCCCCGATGATGATAAAGTCGGGCATCGCGCGCTGCCTGTCGAGCAGGCGCTTGCGGAGCGCCCCCACGCGACCCCGAACCCGCCGGACTGCATTTCTGGCAAATCCTTTCATCGTGCGCTAGCCCACGGGCGGAAAGAGAGACGCGGAAGTAGAGTCTGGCGAGACATATCGCAGTTTCACAACCGTATTTGGTTGTGAGGCAGGAACCTCAGTACACGACAAAACTTGCAATCGCCTAAAGGAGACCACGGACGACGGACCGCGGACCGCAGTTTTTGAGCACCGAGCGGCGGTCTGCCGTCCGCCGTCTGCGGTCCACACGACTTTTGTCGTGCACAGAGGGCAAGAACACAACAACATTCGGTTGTACCGAGCATTATGCTGCCTCGGGTAGGACCTCGTCGAAGCGGACGCCGACGAGCTTGCTGACGCCTTCCTCCTGCATCGTCACGCCGTACATCCGGTCGGCGGCCTCCATCGTGAGCTTGTTGTGGGTGACGAGGATGAACTGCGTGCTCTCGGCGAAGGCGCGGATGAGGCCCATGAAGCGCTCGACGTTGGCGTCGTCGAGCGGGGCGTCGACCTCGTCGAGGATGCAGAACGGGGAGGGCTTGACGAGGTAGATGGCGAAGAGGAGCGCGATCGCGGTCAGCGTCTTCTCGCCGCCGGAGAGCTGGGTGATGGCGCTCGGCTTCTTGCCCTTCGGGCGGGCGCGGATCTCGATGGGGTCTTCGAGCGGGTCGTCGCCGGCGAGGACGATGTCGGCCGAGGCGTTCTGGCCGAAGAGGTCTTTGAAGAGGCGCTGGAACTCGCGGCGGACGGCCGAGAAGGTCTCATTGAAGCGGGCGGAGGCCGTAGCGTTGATCTCCCGGATCGTCGAGCGGAGCGAGGCCTCGGCCTGTTCGAGGTCGTGCTGCTGCTCGCGTAGAAATTCTAGGCGCTGCTTTTCCTCTTCGTAGGACTCGAGCGCGAGTTCGTTGACGGCACCGATGGTGCGGAGCTTGGCGCGCAGGTCGGGGACCTCGCGGCGGGCCTCGTCGGCGTCGAAGTCGGGCGGGACCTCGATCTCGCCGGGGGCGACGCCGTAGGCCTCCCACACGCGCTCGGTGATGGCTTCGAGCCGGGTGCCGATCTCGGTCCGCCGGATCTCGCCCGCGCCCTGCGCCTGCTGGGCCTCTTCGCGGAGCCGCCGGACCTCGCGCAGGAGGGCGTCGGTGTCCGAGATCGCGGAGCGGGCGTCGGAGACGTCGGTCTCGGCGGTCGTGACGGCCTGGTCGAGGTCGGCTTTGGTGTCGCGCAGCCGGGTCGCCTGGGCCGACTGCGTGGCGATGCGTCCGGCGGCTTCGTCGAGGCTCGCGCGCAGACGCCCGGCCTCGGCCTGCCGCTCGTCGTCACGGGTGGCGAGGTCGGCGAGCCCGAGGTCGGTGCGGTCGCGGTCGCGCCCGAGGGCGTCGAGGCGGGTGCGGGCCTGGACAGCGACGAGGTTGGCTTCGCTGAAGCGGGCGAGGGCGGCGCGGCTCGCGGCCTCGGCGGCGCTGTAGGCCACCTCGGCGTCGGCGCGGGCCTGGGCGGCAGCTTCGTGCGCGGCCGTCGCCTCAGTGAGCGCAGTTTCTAGCCCTGCGGTCGTCGCCGCGTCGTCGAGTTCCGCCTGGAGCTTCGCGCGCCGCGCCGCGAGTTCGCTCAGGCGGCGCGCTTGGGCGGCGGCCTCGTACTCGACCTGCCCGGCCTCGCGGGCGCGGGCGTCGAGCGCCCGCTCGGCCTCCCGAGCCGCCGCCCGGCGGGCACCGAGGTCGAGGGCCTCGCGCGCGGCGCGCAGGCGCTGCTCGTCGGCGTCGAGGGCGTCACTCTCGGCGCGGGCGGCCTCGGCCTGGGCGCGCGCTGCGTCGAGCTGCTCACGCCGCCCGAGCCGCTCGGCGGAGGCCGACGCCTGGTCGCCCCCGGCGTGGACGAGGCTCCCGCTCACCCACTCGCCCTCGGCCGTGACGAACCGGGCGGCGGGGTACTGGGCGTGCAGCGCCTCGGCCTCGGCGAGCGAGCCTGCGAGGAAGACGTTCTGGAGGAGCACGCGCGGGAGCCGACCGTGGGCGGCGTCGGTGCGGACGGACGTGGCGAGGGGGGTCGTGCCGGGCGGGGTTGCGGAGAGGGGCGGGGGCGGGCGCTCCGGCAGCCGGTCAAGGACGAGAAACGTGGCGCGCCCGGCCTGCTCGTTGCGCAGCCGGGCGAGACCGGCGTGGGCCTCGGCCTCGGTCTGGGCGACGAGCGCGTCGGCGAGCGGCCCGAGCGCGGCGTCCACGGCAGGGCGCAATCCGGCATCGCAGGCGAGGAGATCGGCGACGGTGCACGCTGGCCCGTCAGGCGCGGCGAGGAGGGTCTGGGCGGCGTCGGAGAACCCCTCGTAGCTGTCGAGCAGGCTTTGGAGGATGTCGGCCTCGGCCGTCGCCGCGTCGTACTGCCGCCGAGCCGCGCGGAGCGATTCGGCTACGGTACCGAGCTGACCGTCCAGCGATGCGACCTCGGCTTCGGCCTCAGTAAACGCGGTCTCAGTTTCGGCGCGTGCGGCCTCGGCGGCCTGGCGCGCTGCCGCTGTGGCCTCGGTCCGCGCCTCGGTCTCGGCGAGCACGGTTTTGACCTCGCGGGTCTGGGCCTCGATGCGCTGCACCTCGTCTTCGAGAAGAGCACGGCGCTGGCGCTGCGCGTCGAGGTCGGCGCGGGCTCCGGCGAGGCGGTCGGCGGCGTGGCGCGCTGCGGCCTGCGCTTCGCCAAGCTGCGCGCGAGCGGCGTCGGCACCGGCCTCCGCCGTCTCGTGCTCCCCATCCCGCTCGGCACGGTGCGCCTCAGCCTCGGCAGCAGCGGCAGTTGCTTCCTCGGCTTGCTCCGCGAGCGTCTCGGCTTCGGCCCGGAGCGTCTCGGCGCGAGCGGTGTCGGCGTCGGCCTCTCGGCCCAGCCGGTCGAGGGCAGCCTCGGCGGCGGCGCGGCGCTCTTCGGCGAGGCGGACCTCGGCCTCGGCCGTGCGGATCTGCTCGACGTGCGCGTTGAGAGCCCGCTGGTGCTCAGCGAGGGCGCGCTCGCGGTCGAGGAGGGCGGTGCGCAGGGCCTCGGCCTCGGCCTCGCGCGTCTGGAGCTGTACCGTCCGCTCGGCGACGCGGTCGCGGAGCGCGCCGGCGTCCGTGTCGAGGGCCTGGCGCTCGGCATCGAGCCGGGCGAAGTCGGCGGCGGCGAGGCCGAGTTCGAGCGTGCGGAGGCGCTCCTGGAGCGTCTGGTGGCGCTGCGCCTTCGTCGCCTGCCGGGAGAGGCTGCGGACGTTCTTCTCGATCTCATCCGTCAGGTCCGCGAGGCGCGTGAGGTCGGCCTGCGTCGTGTCGAGGCGGCGGAGCGCCTGCCCCCGGCGGAGCTTGTACTTCGTGATCCCGGCGGCCTCCTCGAAGAGCCGCCGCCGGTCGGCCGCGTTCTCGCTCAGGATGTCCTCGATCATCTTCAGCTCGATCACCGAGTAGGCCCCCGCGCCCATCCCCGTGTCCATGAACAGGTCGAGGATGTCCTTGAGGCGGCAGACGGTCCCGTTGAGGAGGTATTCCGACTCGCCGGAGCGGTAGAGGCGGCGCGAGATCGTGACGTCGGTGTACTCGGTCGGGAGGACGCCGCGCGTGTTGTGGATCGAGAGCGAGACTTCGGCTAGGCCGAGGGCGCGCCGTGTGCCGGCCCCGTTGAAGATGACGTTTTCCATCTTCTCCGAGCGCAGCAGCCGCGCCCGCTGCTCGCCGAGGACCCACCTGACGGCGTCGATGATGTTGGACTTCCCGCACCCGTTTGGGCCGACGATGGCGGTGACGCCGGGGTCGAAGTGGACCGCCGTCTTGTCGGCGAAGCTCTTGAACCCGTGGAGGGCGATACTGCTCAGATACATGGAGGCCGGGCGCGGCGGGAGGCGGGAGGTGGTGGAAGATAGCGCACGCCCCGGAGCGCAGTGCGTGAACCGCAACGCGCGAGGCCGGGCACCGTCGTAGGTACCCGGCCTCCATCGCCGCGCTTTGCCCGCAAGGTCACCTACGGCGTTTTGGGGGCCGAGCGGAACGTCCCGATGTCGCCCGAGCCGCTGGCGTCGACGTACTGGTTCACGTCGGTGAGCGTCCCGGTGCCGCCGCTGGCGTTGAGCTCGAAGACGCGCCATGTGTCGCCCGGCGCAGAGGCGGGGGCGCGGTAGTCGCGCACGAGACCATCTTCGGTGTAGACCTGCACGCGCGCTGCCGCCGAGTTCTCGATCTCGCCCGCGATGCCCTGCGAGCCGGACAGCGACTGTTCAGAGAAGTTATAGACCGAGTAGCGGTACATCCCGTCATTGTCCGGCCTCAGCGTGATCGTCTCGGGGCCGAAGCCCGACGTGTCGTCCGTGTCGAGGTCCGCAAGCTCATCCGATCGGTTAAGGTAGTAGACGTGGAAGCGTTCGCCTTGTCCGTCGGGGCCGGTCAGGTGCGAGTCGAGGTCGCGCGGGGCCGCGCCCCACGAGAGGACGATGCGGTAGGCTCCGGCGGGCGGCTGCTCGACCGCCGTCGCATCGCCGAGGTTGGTCTCGCCGTCCTCGAAGGTCACGTCGGGCAGCAGCGTCGGCACGAAGCCGTCGGCGCGGACGACGCAGAGGTAGGTCCCGGTC is a window from the Bacteroidota bacterium genome containing:
- a CDS encoding sulfotransferase; its protein translation is MPDFIIIGAQKAGTSSLHYYLSQHPQVIASSVKEVHYFDNHFEEGLLWYKAHFPLRSRVRRRERELGKPVLVGEASPYYLFHPHAPRRIREALPEAKLIAFLRDPVKRAYSHYQMGVRRNKESLSFEEAVERERERLPGETVKMLADEHYRSEFHQVYSYVERGIYVDQLEVYAELFGRDQLLVMPSEALFADTQATVDAVTDFLGLERAPLTDVEPKWVGTYKKKAALPLEDELRAFYAPHNQRLYEFLGRTFDW
- a CDS encoding carboxypeptidase regulatory-like domain-containing protein, giving the protein MNRFFSLCLFALLLAATGCDSGSEDDTVTVNGTITNATGLGVDDATVTFSADGTAGRGSAENATTDTDGNFSIEVPDGSYTVTVTAPGYTATTSTITTGGEDLVTTLRGPSNLSGRIVNSQNGQALANARVSFTRGTGAAVDTSEAAIDLEVVTDADGAFSISGAPTGTYLCVVRADGFVPTLLPDVTFEDGETNLGDATAVEQPPAGAYRIVLSWGAAPRDLDSHLTGPDGQGERFHVYYLNRSDELADLDTDDTSGFGPETITLRPDNDGMYRYSVYNFSEQSLSGSQGIAGEIENSAAARVQVYTEDGLVRDYRAPASAPGDTWRVFELNASGGTGTLTDVNQYVDASGSGDIGTFRSAPKTP
- a CDS encoding NFACT RNA binding domain-containing protein, whose translation is MPRSPRPPAADYETFEAEGYAILVGRSARDNDRLTFKVADPQDLWLHVAGTPGSHVIVRNPDKGDVPRPVVKRAAELAAFHSKASAAGGKVTVHVCRACDVRKPRGAKPGSVTLRRFDEVKVYVPSAV
- the smc gene encoding chromosome segregation protein SMC; this encodes MYLSSIALHGFKSFADKTAVHFDPGVTAIVGPNGCGKSNIIDAVRWVLGEQRARLLRSEKMENVIFNGAGTRRALGLAEVSLSIHNTRGVLPTEYTDVTISRRLYRSGESEYLLNGTVCRLKDILDLFMDTGMGAGAYSVIELKMIEDILSENAADRRRLFEEAAGITKYKLRRGQALRRLDTTQADLTRLADLTDEIEKNVRSLSRQATKAQRHQTLQERLRTLELGLAAADFARLDAERQALDTDAGALRDRVAERTVQLQTREAEAEALRTALLDRERALAEHQRALNAHVEQIRTAEAEVRLAEERRAAAEAALDRLGREADADTARAETLRAEAETLAEQAEEATAAAAEAEAHRAERDGEHETAEAGADAARAQLGEAQAAARHAADRLAGARADLDAQRQRRALLEDEVQRIEAQTREVKTVLAETEARTEATAAARQAAEAARAETETAFTEAEAEVASLDGQLGTVAESLRAARRQYDAATAEADILQSLLDSYEGFSDAAQTLLAAPDGPACTVADLLACDAGLRPAVDAALGPLADALVAQTEAEAHAGLARLRNEQAGRATFLVLDRLPERPPPPLSATPPGTTPLATSVRTDAAHGRLPRVLLQNVFLAGSLAEAEALHAQYPAARFVTAEGEWVSGSLVHAGGDQASASAERLGRREQLDAARAQAEAARAESDALDADEQRLRAAREALDLGARRAAAREAERALDARAREAGQVEYEAAAQARRLSELAARRAKLQAELDDAATTAGLETALTEATAAHEAAAQARADAEVAYSAAEAASRAALARFSEANLVAVQARTRLDALGRDRDRTDLGLADLATRDDERQAEAGRLRASLDEAAGRIATQSAQATRLRDTKADLDQAVTTAETDVSDARSAISDTDALLREVRRLREEAQQAQGAGEIRRTEIGTRLEAITERVWEAYGVAPGEIEVPPDFDADEARREVPDLRAKLRTIGAVNELALESYEEEKQRLEFLREQQHDLEQAEASLRSTIREINATASARFNETFSAVRREFQRLFKDLFGQNASADIVLAGDDPLEDPIEIRARPKGKKPSAITQLSGGEKTLTAIALLFAIYLVKPSPFCILDEVDAPLDDANVERFMGLIRAFAESTQFILVTHNKLTMEAADRMYGVTMQEEGVSKLVGVRFDEVLPEAA